In Bacillus sp. Cs-700, one genomic interval encodes:
- a CDS encoding rhomboid family intramembrane serine protease, with amino-acid sequence MSIVYSFPVTIALLTVYTLIFVLDNWVWKEKLSQMGVGISFDKMTKKEWYRLFTGPFFHLNIFHLLGNALGIYFVGVVLENKIGSGLFLLIYMVGNLFVSLLFSIYSSFTSGKGASPGIFALIGSIFYLYIQTPDLFHVQFGTWRTNYIFFYSILGNFIGVQGALSHVLGFLFGMAMSMFLL; translated from the coding sequence ATGTCCATCGTCTATTCTTTTCCTGTAACGATAGCGTTATTAACTGTTTATACACTAATATTTGTCCTAGATAATTGGGTATGGAAAGAGAAGCTTTCACAAATGGGAGTGGGGATAAGTTTTGACAAGATGACCAAGAAAGAGTGGTATCGGCTCTTTACAGGTCCTTTTTTTCATTTAAATATCTTTCACCTTTTGGGAAACGCTCTTGGCATTTATTTTGTAGGCGTAGTGTTGGAAAATAAAATTGGTAGTGGTTTGTTTCTACTTATTTATATGGTAGGTAATCTGTTCGTGTCATTGTTGTTTTCGATCTATTCTTCCTTTACCAGTGGGAAAGGGGCTTCACCTGGTATCTTTGCGCTAATCGGATCCATTTTTTATTTATACATACAAACACCTGATTTATTTCATGTCCAGTTTGGAACGTGGCGTACAAATTATATATTCTTTTATTCGATTCTAGGAAATTTTATCGGTGTACAAGGAGCGCTTTCTCATGTACTTGGTTTTTTATTTGGTATGGCAATGAGTATGTTTCTACTATAA
- the murF gene encoding UDP-N-acetylmuramoyl-tripeptide--D-alanyl-D-alanine ligase, giving the protein MMKNLPLRQLIPVLEGKILSGSITKTIQNAAKYGEHLITDSSLVFILKRKESLPLPAVRNLTVITSNPKALKNVRDDVTVIYVENARKAYYRFVSFYRSLFRLPVIGVTGTCGKTTTKEMISWILSEKDHVVRTKLSHNGLARNLDYLLEIDEKTDYAVFEMGVSGPNQLLYSAHYFRPQIGIITAIGTDHIEGFRSQDAYIAEKAKMLKAVGKNGTILLNRDDETIRSLDLSEFPGKVLYYGQDPKAHFRAHSIQFNLKKNGMDFTLSCHEGEFACFVPGYGTHNVSNALAAIGASTLVGVKIQDAVRRLHTFRHIKSHLQFYEGKKGSLLIDDTWNTNPTSIEAALEVLVETAEGRKTVAVLGEIEELGDYAEQEHRKVGALAAEKNVDVLIAVGKNAYPICLEAAKRGMNPKAIHNVTTQAALLSLLGQLASPQTSILLKTSMRRSFSNTLQALVARSTKD; this is encoded by the coding sequence ATGATGAAAAACCTTCCATTACGTCAATTGATCCCTGTTTTAGAAGGTAAGATTCTTTCGGGGAGCATAACCAAAACCATTCAAAACGCGGCGAAATATGGGGAGCATTTAATCACAGATTCTTCGCTTGTTTTTATATTAAAACGAAAGGAATCCCTTCCATTACCGGCAGTCCGCAATCTAACCGTCATCACCTCTAATCCAAAAGCCTTGAAGAATGTACGAGATGATGTGACGGTTATCTATGTAGAGAATGCGAGGAAAGCGTATTACCGATTTGTTTCCTTCTACCGAAGCTTGTTTCGTCTTCCCGTAATCGGAGTGACCGGAACGTGTGGAAAAACGACGACGAAAGAAATGATCTCATGGATTCTCTCAGAAAAAGATCACGTCGTTCGAACAAAATTAAGTCATAACGGGCTTGCAAGAAACCTAGATTATTTGCTTGAAATCGATGAAAAAACGGATTATGCCGTTTTTGAAATGGGCGTATCTGGACCTAATCAACTGCTATATTCTGCTCATTATTTCCGACCACAAATCGGCATTATTACAGCGATAGGTACCGATCATATTGAGGGGTTTCGAAGTCAGGATGCGTATATCGCAGAAAAAGCAAAGATGTTAAAAGCCGTTGGAAAGAATGGCACGATCCTTTTAAATCGCGATGATGAAACGATTCGCAGCCTTGATTTAAGTGAGTTTCCAGGTAAGGTTTTATATTATGGTCAGGATCCGAAAGCACACTTCCGAGCCCATTCGATTCAATTTAATCTTAAGAAAAACGGCATGGATTTCACCCTTTCCTGCCATGAAGGGGAGTTCGCTTGTTTTGTACCTGGCTACGGTACGCACAACGTGTCCAATGCCCTCGCTGCGATTGGTGCTTCCACCCTTGTCGGCGTAAAGATCCAGGATGCAGTTCGTCGCCTCCACACGTTTCGTCACATTAAAAGTCACTTGCAGTTCTATGAAGGAAAAAAAGGGAGCCTGCTCATCGATGACACGTGGAATACAAATCCCACTTCTATCGAAGCGGCGTTAGAAGTTCTCGTTGAAACAGCAGAAGGAAGAAAAACGGTTGCCGTCTTAGGAGAAATTGAAGAACTTGGGGATTACGCGGAGCAGGAGCATCGCAAAGTTGGCGCTCTTGCCGCAGAGAAGAACGTGGATGTGCTCATCGCTGTTGGAAAAAATGCTTATCCAATTTGCCTTGAAGCCGCTAAGCGGGGGATGAACCCAAAAGCGATTCATAACGTAACCACTCAAGCAGCATTACTTTCTCTTCTCGGTCAGCTAGCCTCTCCTCAAACATCGATTCTTTTAAAAACATCGATGCGCCGATCGTTTAGTAATACCCTGCAGGCGCTCGTTGCGAGATCAACGAAAGACTGA
- a CDS encoding YheC/YheD family protein, whose product MYVIKPYEKNGQMMIASKSSIPGLGENSNKQVRLQFGIRSVEVTIDYSDSIKKEDVYLSTNVIQQLGLPVTCVYDLVVLGDKVIIGPFIGILCELTNRKLAEMLPTYKSFVKGYHYIGGAIAVFSIEGIHRENQTISGYLFHPEKNTWQACSLPFPGVVMSIAEPSLTSSWKDFHNCMMDFNALLGNRVFNYPHFSKWEMYQMLLPELKAYLPETALYQDVGDIYNMLNKHGNVYIKPLNGRLGKRIMNVVKRDNSLKIKYDEKGTKREDIFTNVMESNLFFHKHLIPKAYIIQQTIPLRTHERRVIDFRVMAAKNGKGKWRIIGIYSRYGARGQIVSNITAGGHTELARNTLKNVWKLSEKEIQRVEEEMERIVLHSINTLEKQGYHLGNIGVDIGLDDHGQMSIIEINHQNPDPYIALMAKDRLAFYNCRFQLMRYGRYLGGF is encoded by the coding sequence ATGTATGTGATCAAACCATACGAGAAAAACGGCCAGATGATGATCGCCTCGAAATCATCCATTCCTGGCCTTGGTGAAAACTCTAATAAGCAAGTACGACTACAATTCGGAATCAGATCAGTAGAAGTGACGATCGACTACTCTGATTCTATTAAGAAAGAGGATGTATATCTCTCAACAAATGTGATCCAACAGCTTGGCCTACCAGTAACGTGCGTCTATGATTTGGTTGTGCTAGGGGACAAGGTGATCATTGGTCCTTTTATTGGGATCCTCTGTGAATTAACGAATCGAAAACTAGCTGAAATGCTTCCAACATACAAAAGCTTTGTGAAAGGATACCACTATATTGGAGGCGCCATCGCTGTGTTTTCCATAGAAGGAATTCATAGAGAAAACCAAACGATTTCTGGTTATCTTTTTCACCCAGAGAAAAATACCTGGCAAGCGTGCAGTCTCCCGTTTCCGGGCGTTGTTATGTCAATTGCAGAACCAAGCTTAACCTCCTCATGGAAGGACTTTCATAACTGTATGATGGATTTTAACGCATTACTAGGAAATAGGGTATTCAATTATCCTCACTTCTCAAAATGGGAAATGTATCAAATGCTGCTACCAGAATTGAAGGCATATTTACCTGAAACGGCTCTTTATCAAGACGTGGGGGACATTTACAACATGCTGAATAAGCATGGGAACGTCTACATTAAACCGTTAAATGGGCGACTAGGAAAGCGGATTATGAACGTTGTTAAAAGAGACAATTCTCTTAAAATTAAATACGATGAAAAGGGAACAAAGCGTGAAGATATTTTTACAAACGTGATGGAAAGTAATCTTTTTTTTCACAAGCATCTCATTCCAAAGGCCTATATCATCCAGCAAACCATTCCGCTAAGAACGCATGAACGCCGAGTGATTGATTTTCGCGTTATGGCCGCAAAGAATGGGAAAGGAAAGTGGAGAATCATAGGGATTTATTCACGCTACGGGGCGAGAGGGCAAATTGTTAGCAACATAACAGCGGGTGGTCATACTGAATTGGCGAGAAACACGTTAAAAAACGTATGGAAGCTATCAGAAAAAGAGATTCAGAGAGTCGAAGAAGAAATGGAGCGCATCGTGTTACATTCGATTAACACATTAGAAAAACAAGGTTACCACTTAGGGAACATTGGTGTTGATATTGGGCTAGACGATCACGGTCAGATGTCAATTATTGAAATTAATCATCAAAATCCAGATCCGTACATTGCGCTAATGGCTAAAGATCGCCTGGCATTTTACAATTGCCGGTTTCAATTGATGAGATATGGAAGGTACTTGGGTGGGTTTTAG
- the aspA gene encoding aspartate ammonia-lyase, with product MPTTMNNTRIESDFLGEKEVPIEAYYGIQTLRAVENFPITGYRIHEELIKGFAMVKKAAALANMEVKHLYSGIGNAIVEAADELLEGKMHDHIIVDPIQGGAGTSINMNVNEVIANRAIELLGEEKGNYIVCSPNTHVNMSQSTNDSFPTAIHLSVLNMMEQLLSTMEDMHAAFEQKAEEFNHIIKMGRTHLQDAVPIRLGQEFQAYSRVIARDIKRIKQSRQHLYELNMGATAVGTGLNADPRYIEYVVKELAEISGLPLVGAEDMVDATQNTDAYTEVSGALKVCMMNMSKIANDLRLMASGPRAGLGEISLPARQPGSSIMPGKVNPVLPEVINQVAFQVIGNDNTICLASEAGQLELNVMEPVLVFNLLQSLSIMKNAFRTFTDNCLKGIEANEDRLNEYVEKSVGVLTAVNPHIGYEVAARIAREAILSGASIRELCIKYDVLTEEELNLILDPYEMTHPGIAGVSLFERE from the coding sequence ATGCCGACAACTATGAACAACACAAGAATCGAATCAGATTTTTTAGGAGAAAAGGAAGTACCGATTGAAGCCTATTATGGTATTCAAACCTTGCGCGCCGTGGAGAATTTTCCGATTACGGGCTACCGCATTCATGAAGAATTGATTAAAGGGTTTGCAATGGTGAAAAAAGCGGCGGCGCTTGCCAACATGGAAGTGAAGCATCTGTATTCTGGCATTGGGAATGCGATCGTGGAAGCAGCGGACGAATTGCTGGAAGGAAAGATGCATGATCATATCATTGTCGATCCCATCCAGGGAGGCGCTGGCACTTCGATCAACATGAACGTGAATGAGGTGATCGCAAACCGCGCGATTGAATTGTTAGGAGAAGAAAAAGGGAACTACATTGTTTGTAGTCCGAATACGCATGTGAACATGTCGCAGTCGACAAACGACTCGTTTCCAACGGCTATTCACCTCTCCGTTTTAAATATGATGGAGCAACTGCTAAGCACGATGGAAGACATGCATGCGGCTTTCGAACAAAAAGCCGAAGAGTTCAATCACATTATTAAAATGGGGCGTACCCATCTTCAAGATGCCGTGCCGATTCGACTTGGACAGGAGTTTCAAGCATACAGCCGCGTGATCGCACGAGATATCAAGCGAATCAAACAATCCCGTCAGCATCTATATGAACTGAACATGGGCGCAACAGCGGTTGGAACGGGACTAAATGCGGATCCGCGCTATATTGAATACGTCGTAAAAGAACTGGCTGAAATTAGCGGTTTACCACTTGTTGGAGCGGAAGATATGGTTGACGCGACGCAAAATACCGACGCGTACACGGAAGTTTCTGGCGCGTTAAAAGTGTGCATGATGAACATGTCAAAAATCGCGAATGACCTGCGCTTAATGGCGTCAGGGCCTCGAGCAGGATTAGGCGAAATCAGCTTGCCTGCAAGACAGCCCGGCTCTTCGATCATGCCAGGTAAAGTCAATCCTGTACTACCAGAAGTGATTAATCAGGTCGCTTTCCAGGTGATCGGGAACGACAACACCATTTGCCTCGCTTCAGAGGCAGGGCAGCTCGAGTTAAACGTCATGGAACCCGTACTTGTTTTCAATCTGTTGCAATCACTCAGCATCATGAAGAACGCATTCCGCACGTTTACAGATAACTGCTTAAAAGGCATTGAAGCGAATGAAGATCGTCTCAATGAGTACGTGGAAAAAAGCGTTGGCGTACTAACCGCCGTAAACCCGCACATCGGGTATGAAGTAGCAGCGCGAATCGCAAGAGAAGCGATCCTAAGCGGCGCCTCAATCCGCGAGCTTTGCATAAAGTATGATGTGCTGACAGAAGAAGAACTGAACTTAATTCTAGATCCTTATGAAATGACGCATCCAGGAATTGCTGGCGTGTCATTGTTTGAGCGGGAGTAG
- a CDS encoding extracellular solute-binding protein yields MKGKKKFLAGLLLGTSLLLGACNGGGDESSGDGKVTLDFWTFGATNYESLAEEYMKDNPDVEINVKTSELGDHHNSLFTSISAGTGAPDLAMIEVDQLDRYREAQERFVNLYDLGADEVQGDYLDWKWNVAESTDGDFLFGLPTDIGPKAMYFNVNVFEEAGLPTEPEKVQEMISSPDQFADAAKTVLDETGKPMVDSMEMAYRANMDALEKSYFNEKDELIIGKEGNEVKDAYDYAVSLYEKGYVGNYEMWTPEWATALNKGDFAVEMAPAWLKGYMTENAPEGKGNWRVSTLPSEFAGNWGGSYVTIPAETEHSEEAYAFAKWLVSPENQLKSFEESGLFPSAPSVYEMDEFVNNEDEYFGGQNTAATFAEAAKEIPAVYKGPKYVTVNDEVLTALRNVQEGADPEKEWKDAVKRIEGLVKR; encoded by the coding sequence ATGAAAGGTAAAAAGAAATTTCTTGCCGGGCTGTTACTCGGTACATCACTATTGCTGGGTGCTTGTAATGGGGGCGGAGATGAGTCATCTGGAGATGGCAAAGTAACGTTGGACTTTTGGACATTTGGCGCAACAAACTATGAATCTTTGGCGGAAGAATATATGAAAGACAATCCGGATGTTGAGATTAATGTAAAAACGTCTGAGCTAGGCGATCACCATAACAGTCTCTTTACATCGATTTCTGCAGGAACGGGCGCTCCGGATCTTGCGATGATCGAAGTGGATCAGCTTGATCGTTACCGTGAAGCGCAGGAGCGATTTGTGAATCTGTATGATCTTGGGGCAGATGAAGTGCAAGGTGATTATCTTGATTGGAAATGGAACGTGGCAGAAAGCACGGACGGCGACTTCTTGTTCGGCCTTCCGACAGATATCGGTCCAAAAGCGATGTACTTTAACGTGAATGTTTTTGAAGAAGCGGGCTTACCGACAGAACCAGAGAAAGTACAAGAAATGATTTCCTCACCTGATCAATTTGCTGACGCTGCGAAAACAGTGCTTGATGAAACAGGCAAACCGATGGTCGATAGCATGGAAATGGCTTATCGCGCCAATATGGATGCTTTAGAGAAAAGTTACTTTAATGAGAAAGATGAACTGATCATTGGCAAGGAAGGTAATGAAGTAAAAGACGCTTATGACTACGCTGTGTCTCTTTATGAAAAGGGTTACGTAGGAAATTATGAAATGTGGACGCCTGAATGGGCAACGGCTCTTAACAAAGGTGATTTTGCTGTCGAGATGGCCCCAGCGTGGTTGAAAGGGTACATGACAGAAAATGCTCCAGAAGGAAAAGGCAACTGGCGCGTATCAACACTACCAAGCGAGTTTGCTGGTAACTGGGGTGGATCTTACGTTACGATCCCGGCAGAAACAGAGCATAGTGAAGAAGCATATGCGTTTGCAAAATGGCTCGTTTCTCCTGAAAACCAGTTGAAATCATTTGAAGAGAGCGGACTTTTCCCTTCTGCGCCATCTGTGTACGAAATGGACGAGTTTGTGAATAACGAAGACGAATACTTCGGTGGTCAAAATACAGCGGCTACTTTTGCTGAAGCAGCGAAAGAAATTCCAGCTGTCTACAAAGGACCAAAATACGTAACAGTCAATGATGAAGTACTGACTGCTCTAAGAAACGTTCAAGAAGGCGCTGATCCTGAGAAAGAATGGAAAGATGCGGTTAAGCGGATCGAAGGGTTAGTGAAACGGTAA
- a CDS encoding sugar ABC transporter permease: protein MEDVQKQAKARKTVKTSKLSEKKKDMISGYLYVAPFFIVFGIIGLYPALFSIVLAFQEWNGLGEMEFVGLSNFAVVLQDPLFWKSLYNTVIIGLMGTAPQLIVGIVLAYFLNLAVIRFTNFFRVTIFMPYITSMVAVALVFGVFFSSNETALANYVIGLFGVDPVSWKTSEWGAKIAIALMVFWRWVGYNTIIYLAGLQSISKDLYEAATIDGANKLEQFIYITIPLLKPFIILTVFMSTVGALQLFAEPTVFLGSSAFSRDEAMTVVMYLYRDAFNLGSFGTASATAVLLLIIIIGAAAINTWLTSGIGSKKKRGV from the coding sequence TTGGAGGATGTGCAAAAGCAAGCAAAAGCTCGGAAAACAGTCAAAACTAGTAAACTGTCTGAAAAGAAGAAAGACATGATTTCAGGCTATCTCTATGTTGCACCATTCTTTATTGTGTTTGGGATTATTGGGTTATATCCAGCTCTGTTCAGTATTGTCCTTGCTTTTCAGGAATGGAACGGGCTTGGTGAAATGGAGTTTGTTGGTCTTAGTAACTTTGCAGTCGTTTTACAAGATCCATTATTTTGGAAGTCTTTATATAACACGGTCATCATCGGATTAATGGGAACGGCCCCGCAGTTAATTGTCGGGATAGTTCTTGCATATTTCTTGAATCTCGCTGTGATCCGTTTCACCAATTTCTTCCGAGTAACGATTTTTATGCCATACATCACGTCGATGGTTGCCGTTGCTCTCGTGTTTGGGGTTTTCTTTAGTAGTAACGAAACAGCACTCGCGAACTACGTGATTGGCTTGTTCGGCGTTGATCCGGTGAGTTGGAAAACGTCTGAATGGGGAGCGAAAATTGCGATTGCGCTCATGGTATTCTGGCGCTGGGTCGGCTATAATACGATCATTTATCTTGCTGGACTACAAAGTATTTCGAAGGACCTGTATGAAGCGGCTACCATTGATGGAGCGAATAAGCTTGAGCAGTTTATCTATATTACGATTCCACTATTGAAGCCATTCATTATTTTAACGGTGTTTATGTCAACAGTAGGAGCACTACAACTATTCGCGGAACCGACCGTATTCTTAGGCTCGTCTGCATTTAGTCGCGATGAAGCGATGACGGTTGTGATGTACTTGTACCGTGATGCCTTTAATCTTGGCTCATTCGGAACAGCGTCCGCTACGGCAGTATTGTTGCTCATTATCATTATCGGTGCTGCAGCGATCAATACGTGGTTAACATCAGGCATTGGCAGCAAGAAGAAGAGAGGAGTGTAA
- a CDS encoding carbohydrate ABC transporter permease gives MKKRKNQSKAGTLPIYLILGFTSLFSLFPFYWMFVMATQPSAAYNSIPPTLLPGGKLVENFQKVLDTIPFFQAMWNTVLLCTVVTVAVLLISSLAGFAFAKFQFPGKNFLFILILLTMVIPPQLGLIPQYYLISQLGWLDSLLGAGILFLLNPLGIFLMRQYISESVPDELMEAAKLDGCSNFRIYWSIVIPIIKPAFATLGIIVFTLVWGEFLWQFTVLRDPSSYTLQVALASLNNAFRVDFGMLLSGVFWATVPLIIIFLIFNKWFISSITEGSVK, from the coding sequence ATGAAAAAAAGAAAGAATCAATCAAAAGCGGGCACGTTACCGATTTATCTTATTCTAGGCTTTACCTCTCTCTTTTCGCTGTTCCCATTTTACTGGATGTTCGTCATGGCGACGCAGCCGAGTGCCGCGTATAACTCCATTCCGCCGACGTTATTACCTGGTGGAAAGCTAGTCGAGAACTTCCAAAAAGTACTCGATACGATTCCGTTTTTCCAGGCGATGTGGAACACCGTCTTGCTATGTACAGTCGTAACCGTAGCGGTTTTACTGATCAGTTCATTAGCAGGATTTGCATTTGCGAAATTCCAGTTTCCAGGTAAAAACTTTTTGTTCATCTTAATTCTATTAACAATGGTTATTCCGCCACAGCTGGGATTGATTCCACAGTACTATCTGATTTCTCAGCTCGGCTGGCTTGATTCGTTATTAGGAGCGGGAATCTTATTCTTACTTAATCCGCTCGGAATCTTCCTGATGCGTCAATATATTAGTGAATCCGTTCCTGATGAATTAATGGAAGCGGCGAAGCTTGATGGCTGTTCGAACTTTAGAATTTATTGGAGTATCGTTATTCCGATTATCAAGCCCGCTTTTGCGACACTTGGAATTATTGTTTTCACATTAGTTTGGGGAGAATTCCTGTGGCAGTTCACCGTTCTGCGTGATCCGTCATCCTATACGCTTCAGGTAGCGCTTGCTTCTCTAAACAATGCTTTCCGCGTTGACTTCGGAATGTTACTTTCAGGCGTGTTCTGGGCAACGGTTCCATTGATTATTATTTTCCTTATTTTCAACAAATGGTTTATTTCGAGCATTACGGAAGGATCTGTTAAATAA
- a CDS encoding LacI family DNA-binding transcriptional regulator — MNLTIRDIARMAGVSPATVSKIMNNYEGISEATRQKVYKIIEDTKYQPTFSAKSLATKKSNLIGLIYAGKINVDFKHPFFNEVMNTFKKAVGALGYDLLLFSNEKFYQGESKYLERCRHFHVDGCLIVAGDEIEAAVHEIAQSQIPCIGIDLKLEGPKSSYIMTDNAKIGMKVVENFYLNKVKKVAYIGGKQDSLISGIRNEGFMDAMKQFGLPLNEKWIHYGDFFEDSGYHAMNKILQENERPEAVFAASDMMALGALKAMKEHGIKVPEDIQLIGCDDIESCRYSDPPLTTVKQDKQKLGKLAAYMLDDLIQGNEEIHPVKVDPELVIRSSSIER; from the coding sequence ATGAATTTAACGATTCGAGATATTGCTAGAATGGCTGGGGTTTCTCCAGCGACTGTATCAAAAATTATGAACAACTACGAGGGGATCAGTGAGGCCACTCGTCAGAAAGTATATAAAATCATTGAAGATACAAAATACCAGCCAACTTTTTCAGCGAAATCGCTGGCTACGAAGAAATCGAACTTAATCGGATTAATTTACGCCGGGAAAATCAACGTCGATTTCAAACACCCTTTCTTCAATGAAGTCATGAATACATTTAAGAAAGCAGTAGGGGCGCTCGGATATGATCTCCTTCTGTTTTCGAATGAAAAGTTCTATCAAGGTGAAAGCAAATACCTGGAGCGATGCAGGCATTTCCATGTTGATGGTTGCCTAATTGTCGCAGGGGATGAAATTGAAGCGGCGGTTCATGAAATCGCACAAAGTCAAATACCGTGTATTGGTATCGATTTAAAGCTAGAAGGACCGAAATCCAGCTACATCATGACGGATAATGCCAAGATTGGCATGAAAGTCGTTGAGAATTTCTATCTAAATAAAGTAAAAAAGGTCGCGTACATTGGTGGGAAACAAGATTCGCTTATTTCGGGCATTCGAAATGAAGGATTCATGGATGCGATGAAGCAGTTCGGTCTGCCGTTGAATGAAAAGTGGATTCACTATGGCGATTTCTTCGAGGATAGTGGGTACCACGCGATGAACAAGATTCTTCAGGAGAATGAGCGTCCTGAAGCGGTGTTCGCTGCTTCTGATATGATGGCGCTCGGTGCGTTGAAAGCGATGAAGGAGCACGGCATCAAGGTACCAGAAGACATTCAACTCATCGGCTGTGATGACATCGAATCTTGTCGCTATAGCGATCCCCCTCTTACGACCGTGAAACAGGACAAACAAAAGTTAGGAAAGCTCGCAGCCTACATGCTGGATGATTTAATACAAGGAAACGAAGAGATCCATCCAGTGAAAGTGGACCCTGAACTTGTGATTCGATCATCTAGTATAGAAAGGTAA
- a CDS encoding GH1 family beta-glucosidase gives MTTIQFPETLKWGAATASYQIEGAANEDGRSPSIWDTFSHAPGNVRNGDHGDEACNSYHLYKEDVQHLKKLGVDLYRFSIAWPRVMPEGRGELNPKGVAYYQNLIDELIENGIEPMITLYHWDLPQVLQDKGGWENRDTIDAFNEYAVAMFKEFGDKVSKWITINEPWCASFLSNYLGAHAPGKTDLQAGVDVAHHLMVAHGQAVKSFRELLPDGEIGYAPNTGWLEPFSNKQEDIDACKRAMMWQKEWFMDPVFKGSYPETLITIFENHNAKLKLEDGDLELISQPIDFMGINYYTGSLGRYKDGEGLFEVEEIPLDYRKTDIDWPIYADGFYNVLTDLHETYGDVPIYITENGACYNHEVEDGRVHDQERINYLKQHLTSLHRAIQSGVPIKGYIVWSLLDNFEWAFGYEKRFGIIHVNYRTFERTPKDSYYWYRQTITNGWFEI, from the coding sequence ATGACTACAATTCAATTTCCAGAAACGCTGAAATGGGGCGCAGCAACCGCTTCTTATCAAATCGAAGGCGCAGCAAATGAAGACGGCCGATCGCCGTCCATTTGGGACACGTTTTCCCATGCGCCAGGTAACGTGAGAAATGGTGACCATGGAGACGAAGCGTGCAACAGCTATCATTTATATAAAGAAGACGTGCAACATCTGAAGAAGCTAGGCGTAGACCTTTATCGCTTCTCCATTGCCTGGCCGCGGGTTATGCCTGAAGGAAGAGGAGAGCTGAATCCGAAGGGAGTGGCTTACTACCAAAACCTGATCGATGAGCTGATCGAAAATGGCATTGAACCGATGATCACGCTTTATCACTGGGATCTTCCTCAGGTGCTTCAGGACAAAGGCGGCTGGGAGAACCGTGACACGATCGATGCGTTTAACGAGTATGCGGTCGCAATGTTTAAAGAGTTCGGCGACAAAGTATCGAAGTGGATTACGATCAACGAACCGTGGTGTGCTTCATTCCTATCAAACTACTTAGGCGCACACGCACCTGGTAAAACAGATCTACAAGCGGGCGTCGACGTCGCGCATCATCTGATGGTTGCTCACGGACAAGCCGTGAAATCATTCAGAGAGCTTTTACCAGACGGTGAAATCGGCTATGCCCCGAATACAGGCTGGCTTGAGCCGTTTAGCAACAAGCAAGAAGATATCGATGCTTGTAAGCGAGCAATGATGTGGCAGAAGGAATGGTTCATGGATCCAGTCTTCAAAGGATCGTATCCAGAAACGCTGATCACGATTTTCGAAAACCACAACGCTAAGTTGAAACTCGAGGACGGAGATCTTGAACTCATTTCACAGCCGATCGATTTCATGGGCATTAACTATTACACTGGTAGTCTTGGAAGATACAAAGATGGCGAAGGGCTTTTTGAAGTAGAGGAAATTCCACTTGATTATCGTAAGACGGATATCGACTGGCCCATCTATGCAGACGGTTTCTATAACGTCTTAACCGACCTTCACGAAACGTACGGTGATGTGCCGATCTATATTACAGAAAACGGTGCTTGTTATAACCATGAAGTAGAAGACGGAAGAGTGCATGATCAGGAGCGGATCAATTACTTAAAGCAGCATTTAACTTCCTTACACCGTGCGATCCAATCTGGTGTGCCAATCAAAGGCTACATTGTCTGGTCACTGCTTGATAACTTCGAGTGGGCATTTGGCTACGAAAAGCGCTTCGGCATCATTCATGTGAATTATCGTACGTTTGAGCGGACGCCAAAGGACAGCTACTACTGGTATCGCCAGACGATTACGAATGGATGGTTTGAGATTTAA